The following are encoded in a window of uncultured Pseudomonas sp. genomic DNA:
- a CDS encoding NUDIX hydrolase, translating into MDWQPHITVATVIEDQGRFLLVEEMAEGRAVFNQPAGHLDANESLLQAAIRETLEETGWDVELTSVTGIYLYTAPSNGVTYQRVCFAGKALRHHPDYTLDDGIIGPRWLSRDELAAQPERWRSELVLRCIDDYLSGDCFPLSLIRD; encoded by the coding sequence ATGGATTGGCAGCCGCATATCACCGTCGCCACAGTCATTGAAGACCAGGGCCGTTTCCTTCTTGTCGAGGAAATGGCCGAAGGTCGAGCCGTATTCAATCAACCCGCCGGACACCTGGACGCCAACGAAAGCCTGTTGCAAGCGGCGATCCGCGAAACACTTGAAGAAACCGGCTGGGATGTCGAGCTGACCAGCGTAACGGGAATCTACCTGTACACCGCACCCAGCAATGGCGTGACCTATCAACGCGTGTGTTTTGCCGGCAAAGCGCTGCGCCACCACCCTGACTACACGCTGGATGACGGCATCATTGGCCCACGCTGGCTAAGCCGTGACGAACTGGCTGCCCAACCCGAGCGCTGGCGCAGCGAACTGGTATTGCGCTGCATCGATGACTACCTGAGCGGGGACTGTTTTCCGCTGTCACTCATCCGCGATTAA